Proteins encoded together in one Caballeronia sp. NK8 window:
- a CDS encoding sigma-54-dependent Fis family transcriptional regulator, with translation MKILDQPESDTSAPATSAISYAGLIEKIEILRSTLRWTSRLERPEIEKLLRQASTLRDEVMQLSHKERFVQAAAAEPKRDLPAGARRQALIERSFVFEGTFGDNPKLLEALEIAEKAAPTDLPVLIDGESGTGKELMAKVIHANGSRADKPYISVNCGAIPDNLLESELFGHRKGAFTGATNDRKGKFESAHTGTIFLDEIGELPLSGQVKLLRVLEAHEIQRVGSDEPIGVDTRIVAATNRNLRKFCEEGRFREDLFYRLSVIHLTLPALRERRDEISLLLAYFGDEAAATLKRRPVKLSPRLRDFLRNYDYPGNIRELRNVVYRLACLAGDMADIDHLPVDIRPKSSLSLAMGGPAASGNGIATASSLAEAKRVASDEAERAFLERGLQETGGTVAELARRYEMNRSHLQMLLKKHGLHSKEFRAAAQKNREAEG, from the coding sequence ATGAAAATACTCGATCAACCGGAAAGCGATACCAGCGCGCCAGCGACATCGGCGATTTCGTATGCGGGACTCATCGAGAAAATCGAGATTCTGCGCTCGACGCTCAGATGGACCTCGCGCCTCGAACGGCCCGAGATCGAAAAGCTCTTGCGGCAGGCGAGCACCTTGCGCGACGAAGTCATGCAGTTATCGCACAAGGAGCGTTTCGTGCAGGCGGCGGCCGCGGAGCCGAAGCGCGATCTGCCGGCAGGCGCGCGGCGGCAGGCGCTGATCGAGCGCAGCTTCGTGTTCGAAGGCACCTTCGGCGATAACCCGAAGCTGCTCGAAGCGCTGGAAATCGCCGAGAAAGCCGCGCCGACGGACTTGCCCGTGTTGATCGACGGCGAAAGCGGCACCGGCAAGGAACTGATGGCGAAGGTCATTCACGCGAACGGCTCGCGCGCGGACAAGCCGTATATTTCCGTGAACTGCGGCGCCATTCCGGATAATCTGCTGGAGTCCGAATTATTTGGGCATCGCAAGGGTGCGTTCACGGGTGCCACCAACGATCGCAAGGGCAAATTCGAAAGCGCGCATACCGGCACCATCTTTCTCGATGAAATCGGTGAGTTGCCTTTGTCGGGGCAGGTGAAGCTGTTGCGCGTGCTCGAAGCGCACGAGATTCAGCGCGTGGGTTCGGATGAGCCGATCGGTGTGGATACGCGCATCGTCGCGGCCACGAATCGCAACTTGCGCAAGTTCTGCGAAGAAGGGCGTTTTCGCGAGGATCTGTTTTATCGGCTGAGCGTGATTCATCTGACGCTGCCGGCGTTGCGCGAACGGCGCGACGAGATTTCGCTGTTGCTCGCCTATTTCGGCGATGAAGCGGCGGCGACGTTGAAGCGCAGGCCGGTGAAGCTCTCGCCGAGGCTGCGCGATTTTCTGCGCAACTATGATTATCCGGGGAATATTCGCGAGTTGAGGAACGTGGTGTACCGGCTCGCCTGTCTGGCGGGCGATATGGCGGACATCGACCATCTGCCCGTGGATATTCGCCCGAAGTCATCACTCTCGCTGGCGATGGGCGGTCCGGCGGCGAGCGGCAACGGCATCGCGACGGCCAGTTCGCTTGCGGAAGCCAAACGCGTCGCAAGCGATGAGGCGGAGCGCGCGTTTCTCGAGCGGGGCTTGCAGGAAACCGGCGGGACGGTCGCGGAACTCGCGCGGCGGTATGAGATGAACCGGTCGCATTTGCAGATGCTTTTGAAGAAGCATGGGCTGCATTCGAAGGAGTTTCGGGCGGCGGCGCAGAAGAATCGGGAGGCGGAGGGGTAG
- a CDS encoding peptidylprolyl isomerase, with protein sequence MTAIVRIDDEVVDVGEFIRLLKLNGQFDGLIEQLVRDKLTVRAAKKSGIVVSDDDIQNRADQFRRIRGLHRAADMNNYLDALHVSLDEFEVFITDTLYHEKMLDKVGTPREVEEYFQLNSPKFDSIEVSHILLDTEGSAKEMISYLNDDPDSFAEMAREHSLADTRDEGGVIGRVMRGQMKPEVEAKVFNAEVGDLLGPFVSADGASYEIFAVTAKYPAKLDEDVSAEIRRLLREEWMMTRAQEHVIEAR encoded by the coding sequence ATGACGGCGATTGTGCGTATCGACGACGAAGTGGTCGACGTCGGCGAATTCATCAGGTTGTTGAAGTTGAACGGTCAGTTCGACGGTCTCATCGAGCAACTCGTGCGCGACAAGCTGACCGTGCGCGCGGCGAAGAAGTCCGGCATCGTCGTGAGCGACGATGACATCCAGAATCGCGCCGATCAGTTCCGCCGCATTCGCGGGCTGCATCGCGCGGCGGACATGAACAACTATCTCGATGCGCTGCACGTGAGTCTCGACGAGTTCGAGGTGTTCATCACCGATACGCTCTATCACGAGAAGATGCTCGACAAGGTCGGCACGCCGCGCGAGGTCGAAGAGTACTTCCAGCTCAATTCACCGAAGTTCGACAGCATCGAGGTGAGCCATATCCTGCTGGATACCGAAGGCAGCGCGAAGGAGATGATCTCGTATCTCAACGACGATCCCGACAGCTTCGCCGAGATGGCGCGCGAGCACTCGCTTGCCGATACGCGCGACGAAGGCGGCGTGATCGGCCGCGTGATGCGCGGTCAGATGAAGCCGGAGGTCGAGGCGAAAGTCTTCAACGCGGAAGTGGGCGATCTGCTCGGGCCGTTCGTCTCGGCGGACGGCGCGTCGTATGAAATCTTCGCGGTGACGGCCAAGTATCCCGCCAAGCTCGACGAAGACGTGTCCGCGGAAATCCGCCGCCTGCTGCGCGAGGAATGGATGATGACGCGCGCGCAGGAACATGTCATCGAAGCCCGCTGA
- a CDS encoding HlyD family efflux transporter periplasmic adaptor subunit yields MKRDAHLKSLSEALGEHGAEGIAILTAEPARLTQGLVFAMVALVASALVWSFVGHADVMVSAQGTLAPESEVRRFYAPIDGELADLYIAEGQPVRKDDVVARLNARGAIEAATNALEAQLKLDDAEREWKQFPEKKLLMERRIAALKDQMDVEEHQHQQRVAEGTSKLAEGQKAQLQEARSTLENARRARDAAKVEYDRFQRLLALPGGGGVAETQVDAKRNTYLEADGAYRVEQSRLAELDFRLSHDFTQAKRQLETSGQEATSLRLQYEAAMREVASTEDKLRLQLQTARLVADAAARIKFENIDKDNFLLILAPVSGVITDVTSTQPGDKIQANTPLGGIAPANAKPVLKIEIAEHDRAFLREGQRVKLKFNAFPYQRYGVIEGTLAFISPATKPSPGTKQPVYEGRVTLDRDSYQVADTKYPLRYGMTATAEIVVRERRLIDLGLDPFRNVAG; encoded by the coding sequence GTGAAGAGAGACGCACACCTTAAGTCGTTGTCGGAGGCGCTCGGCGAGCACGGCGCCGAAGGCATCGCCATTCTGACCGCCGAGCCGGCCCGGCTCACGCAGGGCCTCGTCTTCGCGATGGTGGCGCTGGTCGCGTCGGCGCTCGTGTGGTCGTTCGTCGGCCATGCGGACGTGATGGTCAGCGCGCAGGGCACGCTCGCGCCCGAATCGGAAGTGCGCCGTTTCTATGCGCCGATCGATGGTGAACTCGCCGACCTCTATATCGCCGAAGGGCAGCCCGTGCGCAAGGACGATGTCGTGGCGCGCCTGAATGCGCGCGGCGCGATCGAGGCGGCGACGAATGCGCTCGAAGCGCAACTGAAGCTCGATGACGCCGAACGCGAGTGGAAGCAGTTTCCCGAGAAGAAACTGCTGATGGAGCGCCGCATCGCCGCGCTCAAGGATCAGATGGACGTGGAGGAGCATCAGCATCAGCAGCGCGTCGCGGAAGGCACGAGCAAACTTGCAGAAGGTCAGAAGGCGCAGTTGCAGGAAGCGCGCAGCACGCTGGAAAACGCGCGCCGCGCGCGCGACGCCGCCAAGGTCGAGTACGACCGCTTTCAGCGCCTGCTCGCATTGCCGGGCGGCGGCGGCGTGGCGGAAACGCAGGTCGATGCGAAGCGCAACACGTATCTCGAAGCAGACGGCGCGTATCGGGTCGAGCAGTCGCGCCTGGCGGAACTGGACTTTCGCCTGAGCCACGATTTCACGCAGGCCAAGCGTCAACTCGAAACGAGCGGCCAGGAAGCGACGAGCCTGCGCCTGCAATACGAAGCCGCGATGCGCGAAGTCGCCAGCACCGAGGACAAGTTGCGTCTGCAACTACAGACCGCGCGTCTGGTCGCGGACGCGGCGGCGCGCATCAAGTTCGAGAACATCGACAAGGATAATTTTCTGCTGATTCTCGCGCCGGTTTCGGGCGTGATCACCGATGTGACCTCGACGCAGCCCGGCGACAAGATTCAGGCGAACACGCCGCTCGGCGGCATCGCGCCCGCCAATGCGAAGCCGGTGCTGAAGATCGAGATCGCCGAGCACGACCGCGCGTTTCTGCGTGAAGGGCAGCGCGTCAAGCTCAAGTTCAACGCGTTTCCTTATCAGCGCTACGGCGTGATCGAGGGCACCCTCGCATTCATCTCGCCCGCGACCAAGCCGAGCCCGGGCACGAAGCAGCCGGTTTATGAAGGACGCGTGACGCTCGATCGCGATTCGTACCAGGTCGCGGACACGAAGTATCCGCTGCGCTACGGCATGACGGCGACCGCTGAGATCGTGGTGCGCGAGCGGCGCCTGATCGACCTCGGGCTCGATCCGTTCCGCAACGTGGCGGGATAG
- a CDS encoding peptidase domain-containing ABC transporter, translating to MDAPSSLDSPAEFLSSVEILSPFTREEIEHLATHAVSRRFGFGETVCNAGDAADGLYIVKAGSVRIFTEEHGKEISMGVKKERETFADIAMLREYRHESSVRSSGKTELLHIPRVAIEPVIAKNPAALAFITSYVAINSAGGFVAKLFDLRGKLDKAELEECVRSVGVKRVAEGKEILKQDSRDDRRLYVVRQGEVRIVREESGVQHVIATLGPGEIFGEKACVMRQEQMASAIASADTRLLVIPEKTVHFIIERNVKLREVLEERIRFSERELQRQKKLAERRKLPAMLDLHTRPELGERVIKRFAWVEQAEEMDCGAACLAMICRHYGINMTLGKLRELANVTTSGATLDSLSRAGESLGFTTRGVQCTFESLRGFEMPFIAHWEGYHYIIIYGVSSDNVWVADPAIGFRKMTVGEFERGWSGTCLLFTPGQDLAQKAVSRSPWLRFVGYLKPYKKILLHLFLATFVIQVLGVIPPLIIQNILDGVIVHQNVNLLHVLIFGLVIASAFTQLMTTIRAYLANFMVRNMDFAMMSQFFRHTFSLPFGFFAKRKTGDVFARFQENHTIRAFLTESTVSTVLNLLMIFIYFTIMFLYNVKLTLLLIAFVIPMMVLTIVATPRIKQNARETFSAGTDARSYLMEALGGVETVKGMGIERPVRLKWEKKYAKSLEVQYKSQRFNIAVGLCSQVLNAATTIGVLWVGANLVLARELTIGQLIAFNAYMGSVLAPLMGLINLWSLLNDAGVAMERLGDVLDIEPEQKPEDMQQRVMLPDLQGDISFNGVYFRYGEGDAPYVLENISFDIRPGELIAIVGRSGSGKTTLAKLLVGFYAPSEGKMTVDGYDINVVDKGFFRAQIGYVMQSNLLFSGTIAENIASGDEAPDRRRIEEVAKMADAHAFIAKMPLGYEQVVGERGVGLSGGQIQRLCIARALYHDPRLLVFDEATSALDTQSESNILGNMQEILKGRTAVIIAHRLSTIMRADKILVLYEGGIVEQGKHDELVARKGMYYQLVQKQLSAA from the coding sequence ATGGACGCTCCATCGAGCCTTGATTCGCCCGCCGAGTTTCTCTCGTCGGTCGAGATTCTCTCGCCCTTCACGCGCGAGGAGATCGAGCATCTGGCGACGCACGCGGTGTCGCGCCGCTTCGGCTTCGGCGAGACCGTCTGCAATGCGGGCGATGCGGCCGACGGGCTCTATATCGTGAAGGCGGGGTCCGTGCGCATCTTCACCGAGGAGCACGGCAAGGAAATCAGCATGGGGGTGAAGAAGGAGCGCGAGACCTTCGCGGATATCGCCATGCTGCGCGAGTACCGCCATGAGTCGTCGGTGCGTTCCTCCGGCAAGACCGAACTGCTGCATATTCCGCGCGTCGCGATCGAGCCCGTCATCGCGAAGAATCCGGCCGCGCTCGCGTTCATCACGAGCTATGTCGCGATCAACTCGGCGGGCGGCTTCGTCGCGAAGCTGTTCGATCTGCGCGGCAAGCTCGACAAGGCGGAACTCGAGGAATGCGTGCGCAGCGTCGGCGTGAAGCGCGTGGCCGAAGGCAAGGAGATTCTCAAGCAGGATTCGCGCGACGACCGGCGTCTTTATGTCGTGCGTCAGGGTGAAGTGCGTATCGTGCGCGAAGAGAGCGGCGTGCAGCATGTGATCGCGACGCTCGGCCCCGGCGAGATCTTCGGCGAGAAAGCCTGCGTGATGCGTCAGGAGCAGATGGCGTCCGCGATCGCGAGCGCCGATACGCGCCTGCTCGTGATTCCCGAGAAGACGGTGCATTTCATCATCGAGCGCAACGTGAAGCTGCGCGAGGTGCTGGAAGAGCGCATCCGATTCAGCGAGCGCGAATTGCAGCGGCAGAAGAAGCTCGCCGAGCGCCGCAAGCTGCCCGCGATGCTCGATCTGCACACCAGGCCCGAGCTGGGCGAACGCGTCATCAAGCGTTTTGCGTGGGTCGAGCAGGCCGAGGAGATGGATTGCGGCGCCGCGTGTCTCGCGATGATCTGCCGCCACTACGGCATCAACATGACGCTCGGCAAGCTGCGCGAGCTCGCCAACGTGACGACCTCCGGCGCGACGCTCGATTCGCTTTCGCGCGCGGGGGAATCGCTCGGCTTCACGACGCGCGGCGTGCAGTGCACGTTCGAATCGCTGCGCGGCTTCGAGATGCCGTTCATCGCGCATTGGGAGGGATACCACTACATCATCATCTATGGCGTGTCGAGCGACAACGTGTGGGTCGCGGATCCGGCCATCGGCTTTCGGAAGATGACGGTCGGCGAGTTCGAGCGCGGCTGGAGCGGTACATGCCTGCTGTTCACGCCGGGACAGGATCTCGCGCAGAAGGCCGTGTCGCGCTCGCCGTGGCTGCGCTTCGTCGGCTATCTGAAGCCGTACAAGAAGATCCTGCTGCATCTCTTTCTCGCGACCTTCGTCATTCAGGTGCTGGGCGTGATACCGCCGCTCATCATCCAGAACATTCTCGACGGCGTGATCGTGCATCAGAACGTCAACCTCCTGCACGTGCTGATCTTCGGGCTCGTGATCGCGAGCGCGTTCACGCAACTGATGACGACGATACGCGCCTACCTCGCGAACTTCATGGTCCGCAACATGGACTTCGCGATGATGTCGCAATTTTTCAGGCACACGTTCTCGCTGCCGTTCGGCTTCTTCGCGAAGCGCAAGACCGGCGACGTGTTCGCGCGCTTTCAGGAGAATCACACGATCCGCGCGTTCCTCACGGAATCGACGGTGTCGACCGTGCTGAACCTGCTTATGATCTTCATCTACTTCACGATCATGTTCCTCTACAACGTGAAGCTCACGTTGCTGCTGATCGCGTTCGTGATTCCGATGATGGTGCTCACCATCGTCGCGACACCGCGCATCAAGCAGAACGCGCGCGAGACGTTCTCGGCAGGCACGGACGCGCGTTCCTATCTGATGGAAGCGCTCGGCGGCGTGGAGACGGTCAAGGGCATGGGCATCGAACGGCCGGTGCGCCTGAAGTGGGAGAAGAAGTACGCGAAGTCGCTGGAAGTGCAATACAAGTCGCAACGCTTCAATATCGCGGTGGGCCTGTGCAGCCAGGTGCTGAATGCGGCGACGACCATCGGCGTGCTGTGGGTCGGTGCGAATCTCGTGCTCGCGCGCGAACTCACCATCGGGCAACTGATCGCGTTCAATGCCTACATGGGCAGCGTGCTTGCGCCGCTGATGGGGCTCATCAACTTGTGGAGCCTGCTGAACGACGCGGGCGTCGCGATGGAGCGGCTCGGCGACGTGCTCGACATCGAGCCGGAACAGAAGCCCGAGGACATGCAGCAGCGCGTGATGCTGCCCGACCTGCAGGGCGATATCAGCTTCAACGGCGTGTACTTCCGATATGGCGAAGGCGATGCGCCTTACGTGCTGGAGAACATCAGCTTCGATATCAGGCCGGGCGAACTGATCGCGATCGTCGGGCGCAGCGGCTCGGGCAAGACGACGCTCGCGAAACTGCTCGTCGGCTTCTACGCGCCGAGCGAAGGCAAGATGACGGTCGATGGCTACGATATCAACGTCGTCGATAAAGGCTTCTTTCGCGCGCAGATCGGCTATGTGATGCAGAGCAATCTGCTGTTCTCGGGCACGATCGCGGAGAACATCGCGAGCGGCGATGAAGCGCCGGACAGAAGGCGCATCGAGGAAGTGGCGAAGATGGCCGACGCGCACGCGTTCATCGCGAAGATGCCGCTAGGTTATGAGCAAGTGGTGGGCGAGCGCGGCGTGGGCCTTTCGGGCGGACAGATTCAGCGGCTATGCATCGCGCGCGCGCTCTATCACGACCCGCGTCTGCTCGTGTTCGATGAAGCGACCTCCGCGCTCGATACACAATCGGAAAGCAATATTCTCGGCAACATGCAGGAGATATTGAAGGGGCGCACGGCGGTGATCATCGCGCACCGGCTGTCGACGATCATGCGCGCCGACAAGATTCTCGTGCTGTACGAAGGCGGGATCGTCGAGCAGGGCAAGCACGACGAACTCGTCGCGCGAAAGGGCATGTACTACCAACTCGTGCAAAAGCAACTGAGCGCAGCATGA